In the genome of Mytilus edulis chromosome 3, xbMytEdul2.2, whole genome shotgun sequence, one region contains:
- the LOC139514390 gene encoding protein PALS1-like isoform X7: MTKLASDISENSSINSENCVELNPVNQTTVSVQTHTPNVTNGCIEMTELESMEMEATKKPKTEKRKKNASNQNSDQDSPILEAIQNSVFNANESFSDSMQDSFDQEDSTHREMAIDCPDNFIASVKIPPKYPPSYQNSTESLKTPPTTPSKSFHQNEDKNMTDSTLKSASVIMSNGRQNHSINKDQLERLHKHQDDLRKRREEENRLAREDEFLRTSLRGSKKLQALKERKQIEPQGVINTAYDNSVDDLDNLDDGFSSVHGPFEKERYMKKNVGLDDLFSSLQHIKTQLNSTDDKSQISIIQQLFNNNQFRKAVQVHNKIIQVTSRSAVYSPDGSNALQTSNEVMTVLQHTPSPYASDLTDLLSMPGFKNLLRAHDGVADHQSKPSNLGDEDYSEDPISNYGEDTIKIIHLEKTNEPLGATVRNEGDAVVIGRIVKGGTAEKSGLLHEGDEILEVNGIDMKGKNINDVSEMLANMSGTVTFMIIPSGDFKPKLSTDEVSYFGLVNVKALFNYDPEEDIYIPCRELGISFMKGDILRVINREDLNWWQAYREGEDEHELAGLIPSGNFLEQREAYKRTLNNDGKDNMKKGKSCSCGRRERRNKKKKQMYKDGMEETEEVLTYEEVSLYYPQPNRKRPVVLIGPAHVGRHELRQRLMESDFDRFAAAIPHTSRQRKENEVPDRDYHFVTAVEFKSDIENNKFIEHGEFEKNLYGTSLNSVRQVINQGKICVLNLHPESLRLLKESDLKPYIVFVYPPNMEKLRQIQQHLTNGIKVKDEELQDSIERAREMEDKYGHYFDYILVNSDMELAYTELVNEINRLEVEPQWVPSSWVGSRLVLQ, from the exons ATGACAAAATTAGCTTCTGATATAAGTGAAAATTCATCAATCAATTCAGAAAATTGTGTAGAATTAAATCCTGTGAATCAAACAACAGTATCTGTACAAACTCATACACCTAATGTAACTAATGGATGTATTGAAATGACAGAATTAGAAAGCATGGAAATGGAAGCAACTAAAAAACCCAAAACGGAAAAACGAAAGAAAAATGCAAGTAATCAAAATTCTGATCAGGACTCACCGATTTTAGAGGCGATCCAAAACAGTGTATTTAATGCAAATGAAAGTTTTAGTGATTCAATGCAAGACTCGTTTGATCAGGAGGATAGCACGCATCGGGAAATGGCAATTGACTGTCCAGACAATTTCATTGCTTCTGTGAAAATTCCGCCCAAATACCCTCCATCTTATCAAAACTCCACAGAATCCTTAAAAACACCACCAACTACTCCATCAAAAAGCTTTCATCAAAATGAGGACAAAAATATGACAGATTCAACATTGAAATCAGCATCTGTCATCATGTCAAATGGCCGTCAAAATCATTCTATTAATAAAGATCAGTTAGAAAGATTACATAAACATCAAGACGATTTACGTAAACGCAGAGAAGAAGAAAATAGACTGGCAAGAGAAGACGAATTTCTACGCACTTCATTGAGAGGATCTAAGAAATTACAAGccttaaaagaaagaaaacaaatagaaCCACAAGGCGTTATCAATACTGCTTATGACAATAGTGTGGATGATTTAGATAATTTAGATGATGGTTTTAGTAGTGTTCATGGCCCTTTCGAAAAAGAGAGATATATGAAGAAAAACGTTG GACTAGACGACTTATTCTCCTCTCTACAGCACATCAAGACTCAGCTCAACTCAACTGATGATAAAAGCCAGATATCAATTATTCAACAATTGTTTAATAATAACCAATTCAGAAAGGCTGTCCAAGTACACAACAAAATAATTCAAGTGACCTCCCGCTCAGCTGTCTACTCACCAGATGGCAGCAACGCATTACAGACGTCCAATGAAGTAATGACCGTGCTACAGCATACACCTTCACCTTATGCAAGTGATCTTACAGATTTGCTTTCCATGCCAGGTTTTAAA aACTTGTTACGAGCACATGATGGAGTTGCAGACCACCAGTCAAAACCTTCAAATCTTGGAGATGAAGATTACAGTGAAGATCCTATTTCAAACTATGGAGAGGATACAATTAAAATTATACACCTTGAAAAGACCAATGAACCTCTG GGAGCTACAGTTAGAAATGAAGGTGATGCTGTTGTTATTGGTAGAATTGTTAAAGGTGGAACTGCTGAAAAAAGTG GCTTATTACATGAAGGAGATGAGATTTTAGAAGTAAATGGTATAGACATGAAGGGCAAGAATATCAATGATGTATCTGAAATGCTG GCAAATATGTCAGGAACAGTTACTTTTATGATTATACCCAGTGGGGACTTTAAACCAAAACTAAGCACTGACGAAGTT TCATATTTTGGCCTT GTAAATGTAAAGGCCCTCTTTAACTATGATCCAGAAGAAGATATTTATATTCCGTGTAGAGAATTAGGAATATCATTCATGAAGGGTGATATACTTCGTGTGATCAACCGTGAAGATTTGAACTGGTGGCAAGCTTACAGAGAGGGAGAAGATGAACATGAATTAGCTGGTCTCATTCCTAGTGGCAACTTTTTAGAACA ACGAGAAGCATACAAAAGAACTTTGAATAATGATGGTAAGGATAATATGAAGAAAGGAAAATCCTGTTCTTGCGGCAGACGAGAACGGCGgaataaaaagaagaaacaaatgtATAAAGATGGTATGGAAg aAACAGAAGAAGTGCTTACATATGAAGAAGTATCATTATATTATCCTCAGCCAAATCGTAAAAGGCCAGTAGTTTTGATTGGTCCTGCTCATGTTGGTCGTCATGAATTACGGCAACGTTTAATGGAATCTGATTTTGATAGGTTTGCAGCAGCAATTCCAC atACAAGTcgacaaagaaaagaaaatgaagtgCCAGACAGAGATTACCATTTTGTAACAGCAGTGGAATTTAAATCAGACattgaaaataacaaattcaTTGAGCATGGAGAATTTGAGAAAAATTTATATGGAACAAGTCTTAATTCTGTTAGACAAGTGATCAACCAAGGCAAAATATGTGTGTTGAATTTACATCCAGAG TCTTTGAGATTGCTGAAGGAGTCTGATTTGAagccatatattgtttttgtgtATCCACCAAACATGGAAAAGTTAAGACAAATTCAACAACATTTAACAAATGGTATAAAAGTTAAG GATGAGGAATTACAAGACAGCATAGAACGTGCCAGGGAAATGGAAGACAAATATGGTCattattttgattatatattAGTGAACTCTGATATGGAACTTGCATACACAGAACTTGTTAACGAGATAAATAGATTGGAAGTTGAGCCACAATGGGTTCCATCATCATGGGTCGGAAGTCGCCTTGTATTACAATGA
- the LOC139514390 gene encoding protein PALS1-like isoform X8 — protein sequence MTKLASDISENSSINSENCVELNPVNQTTVSVQTHTPNVTNGCIEMTELESMEMEATKKPKTEKRKKNASNQNSDQDSPILEAIQNSVFNANESFSDSMQDSFDQEDSTHREMAIDCPDNFIASVKIPPKYPPSYQNSTESLKTPPTTPSKSFHQNEDKNMTDSTLKSASVIMSNGRQNHSINKDQLERLHKHQDDLRKRREEENRLAREDEFLRTSLRGSKKLQALKERKQIEPQGVINTAYDNSVDDLDNLDDGFSSVHGPFEKERYMKKNVGLDDLFSSLQHIKTQLNSTDDKSQISIIQQLFNNNQFRKAVQVHNKIIQVTSRSAVYSPDGSNALQTSNEVMTVLQHTPSPYASDLTDLLSMPGFKNLLRAHDGVADHQSKPSNLGDEDYSEDPISNYGEDTIKIIHLEKTNEPLGATVRNEGDAVVIGRIVKGGTAEKSGLLHEGDEILEVNGIDMKGKNINDVSEMLANMSGTVTFMIIPSGDFKPKLSTDEVVNVKALFNYDPEEDIYIPCRELGISFMKGDILRVINREDLNWWQAYREGEDEHELAGLIPSGNFLEQREAYKRTLNNDGKDNMKKGKSCSCGRRERRNKKKKQMYKDGMEETEEVLTYEEVSLYYPQPNRKRPVVLIGPAHVGRHELRQRLMESDFDRFAAAIPHTSRQRKENEVPDRDYHFVTAVEFKSDIENNKFIEHGEFEKNLYGTSLNSVRQVINQGKICVLNLHPESLRLLKESDLKPYIVFVYPPNMEKLRQIQQHLTNGIKVKDEELQDSIERAREMEDKYGHYFDYILVNSDMELAYTELVNEINRLEVEPQWVPSSWVGSRLVLQ from the exons ATGACAAAATTAGCTTCTGATATAAGTGAAAATTCATCAATCAATTCAGAAAATTGTGTAGAATTAAATCCTGTGAATCAAACAACAGTATCTGTACAAACTCATACACCTAATGTAACTAATGGATGTATTGAAATGACAGAATTAGAAAGCATGGAAATGGAAGCAACTAAAAAACCCAAAACGGAAAAACGAAAGAAAAATGCAAGTAATCAAAATTCTGATCAGGACTCACCGATTTTAGAGGCGATCCAAAACAGTGTATTTAATGCAAATGAAAGTTTTAGTGATTCAATGCAAGACTCGTTTGATCAGGAGGATAGCACGCATCGGGAAATGGCAATTGACTGTCCAGACAATTTCATTGCTTCTGTGAAAATTCCGCCCAAATACCCTCCATCTTATCAAAACTCCACAGAATCCTTAAAAACACCACCAACTACTCCATCAAAAAGCTTTCATCAAAATGAGGACAAAAATATGACAGATTCAACATTGAAATCAGCATCTGTCATCATGTCAAATGGCCGTCAAAATCATTCTATTAATAAAGATCAGTTAGAAAGATTACATAAACATCAAGACGATTTACGTAAACGCAGAGAAGAAGAAAATAGACTGGCAAGAGAAGACGAATTTCTACGCACTTCATTGAGAGGATCTAAGAAATTACAAGccttaaaagaaagaaaacaaatagaaCCACAAGGCGTTATCAATACTGCTTATGACAATAGTGTGGATGATTTAGATAATTTAGATGATGGTTTTAGTAGTGTTCATGGCCCTTTCGAAAAAGAGAGATATATGAAGAAAAACGTTG GACTAGACGACTTATTCTCCTCTCTACAGCACATCAAGACTCAGCTCAACTCAACTGATGATAAAAGCCAGATATCAATTATTCAACAATTGTTTAATAATAACCAATTCAGAAAGGCTGTCCAAGTACACAACAAAATAATTCAAGTGACCTCCCGCTCAGCTGTCTACTCACCAGATGGCAGCAACGCATTACAGACGTCCAATGAAGTAATGACCGTGCTACAGCATACACCTTCACCTTATGCAAGTGATCTTACAGATTTGCTTTCCATGCCAGGTTTTAAA aACTTGTTACGAGCACATGATGGAGTTGCAGACCACCAGTCAAAACCTTCAAATCTTGGAGATGAAGATTACAGTGAAGATCCTATTTCAAACTATGGAGAGGATACAATTAAAATTATACACCTTGAAAAGACCAATGAACCTCTG GGAGCTACAGTTAGAAATGAAGGTGATGCTGTTGTTATTGGTAGAATTGTTAAAGGTGGAACTGCTGAAAAAAGTG GCTTATTACATGAAGGAGATGAGATTTTAGAAGTAAATGGTATAGACATGAAGGGCAAGAATATCAATGATGTATCTGAAATGCTG GCAAATATGTCAGGAACAGTTACTTTTATGATTATACCCAGTGGGGACTTTAAACCAAAACTAAGCACTGACGAAGTT GTAAATGTAAAGGCCCTCTTTAACTATGATCCAGAAGAAGATATTTATATTCCGTGTAGAGAATTAGGAATATCATTCATGAAGGGTGATATACTTCGTGTGATCAACCGTGAAGATTTGAACTGGTGGCAAGCTTACAGAGAGGGAGAAGATGAACATGAATTAGCTGGTCTCATTCCTAGTGGCAACTTTTTAGAACA ACGAGAAGCATACAAAAGAACTTTGAATAATGATGGTAAGGATAATATGAAGAAAGGAAAATCCTGTTCTTGCGGCAGACGAGAACGGCGgaataaaaagaagaaacaaatgtATAAAGATGGTATGGAAg aAACAGAAGAAGTGCTTACATATGAAGAAGTATCATTATATTATCCTCAGCCAAATCGTAAAAGGCCAGTAGTTTTGATTGGTCCTGCTCATGTTGGTCGTCATGAATTACGGCAACGTTTAATGGAATCTGATTTTGATAGGTTTGCAGCAGCAATTCCAC atACAAGTcgacaaagaaaagaaaatgaagtgCCAGACAGAGATTACCATTTTGTAACAGCAGTGGAATTTAAATCAGACattgaaaataacaaattcaTTGAGCATGGAGAATTTGAGAAAAATTTATATGGAACAAGTCTTAATTCTGTTAGACAAGTGATCAACCAAGGCAAAATATGTGTGTTGAATTTACATCCAGAG TCTTTGAGATTGCTGAAGGAGTCTGATTTGAagccatatattgtttttgtgtATCCACCAAACATGGAAAAGTTAAGACAAATTCAACAACATTTAACAAATGGTATAAAAGTTAAG GATGAGGAATTACAAGACAGCATAGAACGTGCCAGGGAAATGGAAGACAAATATGGTCattattttgattatatattAGTGAACTCTGATATGGAACTTGCATACACAGAACTTGTTAACGAGATAAATAGATTGGAAGTTGAGCCACAATGGGTTCCATCATCATGGGTCGGAAGTCGCCTTGTATTACAATGA